Proteins encoded in a region of the Flavobacteriaceae bacterium HL-DH10 genome:
- a CDS encoding dipeptidase, which produces MNYIQSYILEHKNRFINELIELLKIPSISADSAYKNDVLKTADAIKISLENAGCDTVEICKTDGYPVVYGEKIIDKNLPTILVYGHYDVQPPDPINLWNSPPFEPVIKKTEKHPEGAIFARGACDDKGQMYMHVKAMEFMTSTNQLPCNVKFMIEGEEEVGSSNLATFVKNNQEKLKNDVILISDTGMIANDVPSITTGLRGLSYVEVEVTGPNRDLHSGLYGGAVANPINILTKMIASLHDENNHITIPGFYDNVEELSKEERAEMAKAPFSLESYKKALDIDSVYGETGYTTNERNSIRPTLDVNGIWGGYTGEGAKTVIASKAYAKISMRLVPNQDWENITKLFKNHFENIAPKGVKVKVTPHHGGQGYVTPIDSIGFKAASKAYQDTFGKTPIPQRSGGSIPIVALFEQELKSKTILMGFGLDSDAIHSPNEHFGVWNYLKGIETIPLFYKYFTELS; this is translated from the coding sequence ATGAACTATATCCAATCTTACATATTAGAACACAAAAATCGCTTTATAAATGAACTTATAGAACTTCTTAAAATACCATCTATAAGTGCCGATTCGGCTTATAAAAATGATGTTTTAAAAACTGCCGATGCCATAAAAATAAGTTTAGAAAATGCAGGATGTGATACTGTTGAAATATGCAAAACAGACGGTTACCCCGTTGTTTATGGTGAAAAAATAATCGATAAAAATTTACCTACCATATTAGTTTATGGGCATTATGATGTACAACCACCAGACCCCATTAATTTATGGAACTCCCCGCCATTTGAACCAGTTATAAAAAAAACAGAGAAACACCCAGAAGGCGCTATTTTTGCTCGTGGTGCTTGCGATGATAAAGGACAAATGTACATGCACGTAAAAGCCATGGAGTTTATGACTTCAACAAACCAATTACCATGTAATGTAAAATTCATGATTGAAGGCGAAGAAGAAGTTGGAAGTTCTAACTTAGCAACCTTTGTAAAAAACAATCAAGAAAAATTAAAGAACGATGTTATTTTAATTTCAGATACAGGCATGATTGCTAACGATGTGCCATCAATAACTACTGGACTACGCGGATTGAGTTATGTTGAAGTTGAAGTTACTGGTCCAAACAGGGATTTACATTCAGGCTTATATGGTGGTGCTGTAGCGAACCCAATAAATATTTTAACTAAAATGATTGCTTCATTACATGATGAAAATAATCACATAACCATTCCTGGGTTTTATGACAACGTAGAAGAACTTTCAAAAGAAGAACGTGCTGAAATGGCAAAAGCACCTTTCAGCTTAGAAAGCTACAAAAAAGCATTAGATATCGACTCCGTTTATGGCGAAACCGGATATACAACAAACGAACGCAACTCAATCAGACCAACACTAGATGTAAACGGTATTTGGGGTGGCTACACTGGCGAAGGAGCAAAAACTGTTATTGCCAGTAAAGCTTATGCCAAAATATCTATGCGATTAGTACCAAATCAAGATTGGGAAAACATTACAAAATTATTCAAAAATCATTTCGAAAATATAGCACCAAAAGGCGTTAAAGTAAAAGTAACACCTCACCACGGCGGACAAGGTTACGTAACACCAATAGATAGTATTGGTTTTAAAGCAGCCAGTAAAGCCTATCAAGACACTTTCGGAAAAACACCAATACCGCAACGTAGTGGCGGCAGCATTCCTATTGTAGCATTATTCGAGCAAGAATTAAAAAGCAAAACCATTTTAATGGGCTTCGGCCTAGATAGCGACGCCATTCACTCTCCAAACGAGCATTTTGGCGTTTGGAACTACTTAAAAGGCATTGAAACTATTCCACTATTTTATAAATATTTCACCGAACTTTCGTAA
- a CDS encoding cyclase family protein has protein sequence MLATIQYNSRKLQINLSNPIDISIPLRASKSNVNAWYIDEPKIEPVKDDQWIASVKDGACINFNNITFNPHAHGTHTECVGHITEKVHSINQNLKQFFFLAEVITVAPEKLNGDFVISKKQLQFAIGNKKRDAIVIRTIPNTNEKLSKQYSDTNPTYLLEEAAIYLREKGIKHLLIDLPSVDKERDNCELLAHNAFWNTKGKTRFDATITEFIFVPNTVDDGSYFLNLQIAPFENDATPSKPILYKIMG, from the coding sequence ATGCTAGCTACTATTCAATACAATTCAAGAAAACTCCAAATAAATTTATCAAACCCAATCGATATTTCTATACCCCTGCGGGCTTCAAAAAGCAATGTAAATGCATGGTATATTGATGAGCCTAAAATAGAGCCAGTAAAAGACGACCAGTGGATTGCTAGTGTAAAAGATGGCGCGTGTATAAATTTTAACAATATTACTTTTAATCCGCATGCTCATGGTACGCATACTGAATGTGTTGGGCATATTACCGAAAAAGTACATTCTATAAACCAGAATTTAAAACAGTTTTTCTTTTTAGCAGAAGTTATAACAGTCGCTCCAGAAAAGCTGAACGGTGATTTTGTAATTTCAAAAAAACAATTACAATTTGCAATAGGTAATAAAAAAAGGGATGCTATTGTTATAAGAACAATTCCTAATACGAACGAGAAACTTAGTAAACAATATTCGGATACTAACCCAACTTATTTGTTAGAAGAAGCAGCTATTTATTTAAGAGAAAAGGGTATTAAGCATTTGCTTATAGATTTACCAAGTGTAGATAAAGAACGCGATAATTGCGAATTATTGGCTCATAATGCTTTTTGGAATACCAAAGGTAAGACACGGTTTGATGCCACTATTACAGAGTTTATTTTTGTGCCGAATACGGTTGATGATGGTTCTTATTTTTTAAACCTTCAAATAGCACCTTTTGAAAACGATGCAACACCCAGTAAGCCTATTTTGTATAAAATAATGGGCTGA
- a CDS encoding MmcQ/YjbR family DNA-binding protein translates to MNIEQLRNYCLSKKGVTEDFPFDQDTLVFKVLGKMFVLASLKKWEQGEASINLKADPEYSEELRVNYNSIRPGFHMSKKHWNTLYLHEDELHPQLVKELIDHSYNMVIKGLAKKLRDTLS, encoded by the coding sequence ATGAACATAGAACAACTTCGCAATTATTGTTTAAGCAAAAAAGGAGTAACAGAAGATTTTCCGTTCGATCAAGATACTTTGGTTTTTAAAGTGTTAGGTAAAATGTTTGTTTTGGCTTCTTTAAAAAAATGGGAACAAGGCGAGGCGTCTATAAATTTAAAAGCAGATCCAGAATATTCTGAAGAGCTTAGAGTTAATTATAACAGCATCCGCCCTGGATTTCACATGAGCAAAAAGCATTGGAATACCCTTTACTTACACGAAGACGAATTGCATCCACAACTTGTAAAAGAGCTTATAGACCATTCTTATAATATGGTAATAAAAGGCTTGGCAAAAAAGCTTAGAGACACTTTGAGTTAG
- a CDS encoding DUF4407 domain-containing protein, with amino-acid sequence MLKQFFIICSGADTDILEQCSKGEQNKYAGIGATVFFTAVIAFIAGSYALYTVFDNVYTSIFFGLIWGLLIFNLDRYIVSTIKKTGNIINELIQASPRILLAIIIAIVISKPLELKIFEKEINQVLLEQKNELTLANKNQISEQFTPTIASLQSEITNLQKDIETKEAEVNALYNTYISEAEGTAGTKLLGKGPVYKEKREKHDALLAELEQLKVENKAKIVAIENQIAQLKDDYENQVTTTQPIISNFDGLMARVNALGKLPWLPSFFIFLLFLAIETSPILAKLLSPKSAYDYKLEDQETTIKTNVLQNKSQRDAMLKADFAINDRIYTDLENEDELYTYKRKKARELMQLQADAFFKHQKNVL; translated from the coding sequence ATGTTAAAGCAATTCTTCATTATTTGCTCGGGAGCAGATACCGATATTTTAGAGCAATGCTCTAAAGGCGAACAAAACAAATATGCTGGTATTGGTGCTACTGTTTTCTTTACAGCTGTTATAGCTTTTATAGCCGGTAGCTATGCGCTTTATACTGTTTTCGACAACGTATATACATCTATATTTTTCGGACTTATTTGGGGCTTACTCATTTTTAATTTAGACCGTTATATTGTTTCTACCATCAAGAAAACAGGAAATATTATTAATGAATTAATTCAAGCATCTCCCAGAATCTTATTAGCTATTATTATTGCCATTGTAATTTCAAAACCTTTAGAATTAAAGATTTTTGAAAAAGAAATTAATCAGGTTTTATTAGAACAAAAAAACGAATTAACCCTTGCTAATAAAAATCAAATCTCTGAACAATTCACACCAACAATCGCTTCGCTTCAAAGTGAAATAACTAATCTACAAAAAGACATAGAAACCAAAGAAGCTGAAGTAAACGCACTTTACAATACTTATATATCTGAAGCAGAAGGAACCGCAGGCACAAAACTTTTAGGAAAAGGTCCTGTTTATAAAGAAAAAAGAGAAAAGCACGACGCACTTTTAGCAGAATTAGAACAACTTAAAGTAGAAAACAAAGCAAAAATAGTAGCTATTGAAAACCAAATAGCGCAACTAAAAGATGATTATGAAAATCAGGTTACAACAACACAACCTATTATTAGTAATTTTGATGGCTTAATGGCACGAGTTAATGCCTTAGGCAAATTGCCATGGCTTCCATCCTTTTTTATTTTCTTATTGTTTTTAGCTATTGAAACCTCTCCCATTCTAGCGAAACTTTTATCCCCCAAAAGTGCCTATGATTATAAGCTAGAAGATCAGGAAACCACTATAAAAACAAACGTACTTCAAAACAAAAGTCAGAGAGACGCCATGTTAAAAGCAGATTTTGCTATTAATGACCGTATTTACACTGACCTAGAAAACGAAGACGAATTATATACATACAAGCGTAAAAAAGCGAGAGAACTTATGCAACTTCAAGCCGATGCTTTTTTTAAACATCAAAAAAACGTTTTGTGA
- a CDS encoding AraC family transcriptional regulator: MDKSTLKEGFLGQRIIILPNEVKNRLKNNTVTSNFFISDIGYFPKASAHFRKRKIDHGDYIFIYCVEGTGWVKTEGIKKIISPNQYIIIPKHLAHAYKSDKNDPWSIYWMHFDGKSAESLYNRYKLNKNETIPFNNNRIKLFNQIFEILNNNYLDTQLEYANILSLNFISAFIYNEVEVSTNIHKHDNLVGIVTNFLNKNISKSFKSEDIATAFNLSTSYLQTLFKKRTGYSLIHFFNLKKTQKACEYLNYTDLSIKEISVKLGFKDPLYFSRLFKNYMGVSPKAYKKSHNQK, from the coding sequence ATGGACAAATCAACTTTAAAAGAAGGTTTTTTAGGTCAACGAATCATTATACTGCCAAATGAGGTAAAAAACAGATTAAAAAACAACACCGTTACAAGTAATTTTTTCATTTCGGACATTGGGTATTTCCCAAAAGCAAGTGCACACTTTAGAAAGCGAAAAATAGATCATGGTGATTATATTTTTATTTATTGTGTAGAAGGTACAGGCTGGGTAAAAACCGAAGGTATAAAAAAAATTATTTCACCAAATCAATATATTATAATTCCAAAACATCTCGCTCATGCTTATAAATCAGACAAAAACGATCCTTGGAGTATTTACTGGATGCATTTTGATGGTAAATCTGCCGAAAGCTTATATAACCGTTATAAATTAAATAAAAATGAGACCATTCCGTTCAATAATAATCGCATTAAATTATTCAATCAAATTTTTGAGATTTTAAATAACAACTATTTAGACACGCAGCTTGAATATGCTAATATCTTAAGCTTAAACTTTATAAGCGCCTTTATTTACAATGAAGTTGAGGTATCCACAAATATTCACAAACACGATAATTTAGTTGGGATTGTTACCAATTTCTTAAATAAAAACATTAGCAAATCATTTAAATCTGAAGACATTGCCACGGCCTTTAATCTGTCAACATCATATTTACAAACTTTATTTAAAAAACGAACTGGTTATTCTTTAATTCATTTTTTCAATCTTAAAAAAACGCAGAAAGCTTGCGAATATCTTAACTACACCGATTTAAGCATCAAAGAAATAAGTGTGAAATTAGGCTTCAAAGACCCTTTATACTTTTCAAGATTATTTAAAAACTATATGGGCGTTTCTCCAAAAGCCTATAAAAAAAGTCATAACCAGAAATAA
- a CDS encoding sugar porter family MFS transporter codes for MKPTKFNIPYLLSLAFVSAMGGLLFGYDWVVIGGAKPFYELNFDITNSPALQGWAMSSALIGCIFGAVISGVIADKLGRKKSLIIASILFTVSALGTGWVDSFTPFIWYRLIGGLGIGLASTLSPMYIAEIAPAKFRGRFVAINQLTIVVGILAAQIVNWLIAEPIADSATPMDILNSWNGQTGWRIMFWAELIPAGLFFVFMLLVPESPRFLVKIKKDEKASRILNKIGGKEYAFQELTSIKDSFKETVKEAFSISDYRSKKVFPILVIGVVLAIFQQWCGINIIFNYAQEIFTSAGYSVGDMLFNIVITGSVNLIFTFVAMRTVDSWGRRKLMLFGSVGLAVVYAILGAAYYFEFKGWPVLVLVITAIAIYSMSLAPITWVVLSEIFPNRLRGVAMAIATFSLWVASFILTFTFPILNEVLGSYGTFWVYSFICVLGFVFIKKKLPETKGKSLEEIELELSKENK; via the coding sequence ATGAAACCAACTAAATTTAATATTCCCTATTTATTATCATTAGCTTTTGTTTCTGCCATGGGCGGACTACTATTTGGTTACGATTGGGTAGTTATTGGAGGCGCAAAACCCTTTTATGAACTTAATTTTGATATAACAAATTCACCAGCACTACAGGGTTGGGCTATGAGTAGTGCGCTTATTGGTTGTATTTTTGGAGCCGTTATTTCTGGAGTTATAGCCGATAAATTAGGTCGAAAAAAATCTTTAATTATTGCATCTATTTTGTTTACAGTATCTGCATTAGGAACAGGTTGGGTTGATAGCTTTACACCGTTTATTTGGTATCGATTAATTGGTGGATTAGGAATCGGTTTAGCTTCTACATTATCGCCTATGTATATTGCCGAAATTGCTCCAGCTAAATTTAGAGGTAGGTTTGTAGCTATTAATCAGCTAACTATTGTTGTTGGTATTTTGGCTGCTCAAATTGTAAATTGGTTAATTGCAGAACCTATAGCCGATAGTGCAACTCCTATGGATATTTTAAACTCTTGGAACGGTCAAACAGGTTGGCGCATTATGTTTTGGGCAGAATTAATTCCAGCTGGACTGTTTTTTGTGTTCATGCTTTTAGTACCTGAAAGTCCTCGTTTTTTAGTTAAAATTAAAAAAGATGAAAAAGCGAGTCGTATTTTAAATAAAATAGGGGGAAAAGAATATGCTTTTCAAGAATTAACTAGCATAAAAGATTCATTTAAAGAAACAGTTAAAGAAGCATTTTCTATTTCAGATTATCGCAGTAAAAAAGTATTTCCAATTTTAGTAATTGGTGTTGTATTAGCCATATTTCAGCAATGGTGTGGTATTAATATTATCTTTAATTATGCGCAAGAAATTTTTACCTCCGCAGGATATAGTGTTGGCGATATGTTATTCAATATAGTTATTACAGGTAGTGTAAATTTAATATTCACATTTGTTGCGATGCGAACGGTTGATAGTTGGGGGCGTAGAAAACTAATGCTTTTTGGTTCAGTTGGTCTTGCAGTTGTGTATGCGATTTTAGGAGCCGCGTATTATTTTGAATTTAAAGGCTGGCCAGTTCTAGTCTTGGTAATTACAGCTATTGCTATTTATTCTATGTCGCTTGCTCCTATCACCTGGGTGGTGCTTTCTGAAATTTTTCCTAACAGATTAAGAGGTGTTGCTATGGCAATAGCTACTTTTTCACTTTGGGTAGCCTCCTTTATTTTAACGTTTACATTTCCCATTTTAAATGAAGTATTAGGTTCTTATGGAACGTTTTGGGTGTATAGTTTTATATGTGTTTTAGGGTTTGTCTTTATTAAAAAGAAATTACCTGAGACGAAAGGAAAAAGCTTGGAGGAAATTGAACTTGAGTTATCAAAAGAAAATAAATAA
- a CDS encoding PhnA domain-containing protein codes for MSVLQTLKDRSKNACELCTSNKELSQYTIPPSLNENVANDVLVCKTCLDQIEGNVEMDTNHWRCLNDSMWSEFVAVQIMAWRMLQRLRNEGWPKDLLDMMYLDDEALALARATGEDKDESEKIIHRDVNGVILDNGDSVVLVKDLKVKGSSMVAKQGTAVRNIRLDRDNAEYIEGKVGAQQIVIITKYVKKL; via the coding sequence ATGAGCGTACTACAAACACTAAAAGATCGAAGTAAAAATGCATGTGAATTATGCACATCCAATAAAGAGTTGTCACAATATACAATTCCACCTTCATTAAATGAAAATGTAGCAAACGATGTATTGGTTTGCAAAACCTGTTTAGATCAAATAGAGGGGAATGTTGAAATGGATACAAACCACTGGAGATGTTTAAACGATAGTATGTGGAGTGAGTTTGTAGCAGTGCAAATTATGGCTTGGAGAATGCTTCAAAGATTACGTAATGAAGGTTGGCCAAAAGATTTACTAGATATGATGTATTTAGACGATGAAGCCTTAGCATTAGCTCGTGCAACAGGTGAAGATAAAGACGAAAGCGAAAAAATTATACATAGAGATGTTAACGGTGTTATCCTTGATAATGGCGACTCGGTTGTTTTAGTAAAAGATCTCAAAGTAAAAGGCTCTAGCATGGTGGCTAAACAGGGAACTGCTGTAAGAAACATTCGCTTAGATAGAGATAATGCCGAATATATTGAAGGTAAAGTGGGCGCACAACAAATAGTTATTATAACTAAATACGTTAAAAAATTATAG
- a CDS encoding glycoside hydrolase family 2 TIM barrel-domain containing protein → MKSINIAIGILFLVIVSCGKQESRELDLSGDWQFKIDSLNKGISEKWYTQKLPEQVKLPGSMTENGKGNDISVKTKWTGQIVDSAWYTVEKYAKYRAEGNVKIPFWLQPNKHYVGAAWYQKEIDVPSSWTNKNIELKLERPHWETQVWVNDKYVGMQNSLGTPHNYDLGSLPVGKHTISIRIDNAIHDINPGINAHSMTDHTQTNWNGIVGVIKLEAKSLIVFKDVKIFPDVAQKKVFVKGRVQNSTGENQKIKLRLKAKGVGENSQSLEEVVKDVEVNAEGAFELDYPMGNNPLLWDEFHPNLYTMSLSLVSSLGEDSEEVTFGMRAFKTKGTRFVINDKPVFLRGTLECAIFPKTGYPATDVASWKRILNIVKAHGLNHMRFHSWCPPEAALEAADELGVYLQIEASTWPNGNSSIGDGFPVDEWLYKETQDILDAYGNHPSFVMMTSGNEPLRRNHKPYLRKYVDHFRKVDNRRLYTGAADRPYLDNLDYYNNSYARIQRWGEGENSIINKRPQTDFDFNYFTDTIPMPYVSHEIGQWCAYPNFKEIPKYTGVLKPKNFEIFKETLEDNHMGQLSDSLMLASGKLQALCYKADIEAALRTKGFGGFHLLDLHDFPGQGTALIGVLDAFWDEKGYISPEEYSRFCNETVPLARLKKRVFFNTENLEAAIEVAHFGELPLKDAITSWRLTNVSGKVIEEGDFKKRDIPLANGIPLGKIDVNLNQIETPQKLTLTVSVGDFSNSWDVWVYPFVKKQIDKTQFKVVNTLDEATISYLKNGGKVLLTTKKGSVKAEKGGEVAVGFSSIFWNTAWTLGEKPHTLGVLCNPSHSALTEFPTEYHSNWQWWDAMSHSNAIILDEFSPDLKPLVRVIDDWFTNRRLALVFEVKIGKGKLLVSGVDLISDIEDRPEAQQLLYSLKKYIASDAFNPSVELEIESIVNLYK, encoded by the coding sequence ATGAAATCAATAAATATAGCAATAGGAATTTTGTTTTTAGTCATAGTATCTTGTGGAAAGCAAGAATCTAGAGAACTTGATTTATCTGGCGATTGGCAATTTAAAATCGATTCATTAAATAAAGGTATTTCTGAAAAATGGTATACTCAAAAATTACCTGAACAAGTTAAGTTACCAGGCTCTATGACCGAGAATGGTAAAGGAAATGATATTTCTGTTAAAACAAAATGGACTGGGCAAATTGTAGATAGTGCATGGTATACGGTTGAAAAGTATGCTAAATATAGAGCTGAAGGAAATGTAAAAATTCCTTTTTGGCTTCAGCCTAATAAACACTATGTAGGGGCTGCATGGTATCAAAAAGAAATTGATGTTCCTTCATCATGGACTAATAAGAATATAGAATTAAAACTTGAGCGTCCGCATTGGGAAACACAAGTTTGGGTTAATGATAAATATGTAGGCATGCAAAATAGTTTAGGTACGCCTCATAATTATGATTTAGGAAGTTTGCCTGTGGGTAAGCATACTATTTCAATAAGAATAGATAATGCCATTCATGATATTAATCCAGGGATAAACGCACATAGTATGACCGATCATACCCAAACAAACTGGAATGGAATTGTAGGTGTTATTAAACTGGAGGCTAAATCTTTGATTGTATTTAAGGATGTGAAAATATTTCCTGATGTAGCACAGAAGAAAGTGTTTGTAAAGGGTAGAGTTCAAAATAGTACTGGTGAAAATCAAAAAATTAAATTGCGATTAAAAGCTAAGGGTGTTGGAGAAAATAGCCAATCATTAGAAGAGGTTGTAAAGGATGTTGAAGTTAATGCAGAAGGTGCTTTTGAATTAGACTATCCAATGGGAAATAATCCATTGCTCTGGGATGAATTTCATCCTAATTTGTATACCATGTCTTTGAGTTTAGTATCATCTTTAGGTGAAGATTCTGAAGAAGTTACGTTTGGAATGAGAGCGTTTAAAACGAAAGGCACTCGTTTCGTTATAAACGACAAACCAGTATTTCTTCGTGGTACACTTGAATGTGCCATATTTCCAAAAACAGGTTATCCAGCAACAGATGTTGCCTCTTGGAAAAGAATCTTAAATATTGTAAAAGCACATGGTTTAAATCATATGCGTTTCCATTCTTGGTGTCCACCAGAAGCTGCATTAGAAGCAGCCGATGAATTGGGAGTTTATTTGCAAATAGAAGCTTCTACTTGGCCAAATGGTAATTCGTCTATAGGTGATGGTTTCCCAGTTGATGAATGGTTGTATAAGGAAACGCAAGATATTTTAGATGCTTATGGTAATCACCCTTCCTTTGTTATGATGACTTCGGGTAACGAGCCTCTTCGTAGAAATCATAAACCTTATTTAAGAAAATATGTAGATCATTTTAGAAAGGTTGATAATCGCAGACTTTACACAGGAGCAGCTGATAGACCTTATTTAGATAATTTAGATTATTACAATAATTCGTATGCACGGATTCAGAGGTGGGGAGAAGGAGAAAACAGTATTATAAATAAGAGACCTCAAACAGATTTCGATTTTAATTATTTTACAGATACCATACCAATGCCATATGTTAGCCATGAAATTGGGCAGTGGTGTGCTTATCCAAATTTTAAGGAAATTCCCAAATATACAGGAGTTTTAAAACCAAAAAATTTCGAAATTTTTAAAGAAACTTTGGAAGATAACCACATGGGGCAACTTTCAGATAGTTTAATGTTGGCTTCTGGTAAATTACAAGCACTATGTTATAAAGCGGATATTGAGGCAGCTTTAAGAACCAAAGGTTTTGGAGGATTTCATTTATTAGATTTACATGATTTCCCTGGTCAAGGTACAGCTTTAATTGGTGTTCTAGATGCATTTTGGGATGAGAAAGGTTATATTTCACCTGAAGAATATAGCAGATTTTGTAATGAAACGGTGCCTTTGGCACGTTTGAAGAAACGCGTGTTTTTTAATACTGAAAATTTAGAAGCTGCCATAGAAGTAGCACATTTTGGTGAGCTTCCATTAAAGGATGCTATAACTTCTTGGAGACTTACAAACGTTTCAGGAAAGGTGATTGAGGAAGGCGATTTTAAAAAGAGAGATATTCCTTTAGCTAATGGTATACCTTTAGGTAAAATAGATGTGAATCTAAATCAAATCGAAACACCTCAAAAACTAACACTTACTGTAAGCGTTGGTGATTTTTCAAATAGTTGGGATGTTTGGGTATATCCTTTTGTAAAAAAGCAAATAGATAAAACACAATTTAAAGTAGTTAATACTTTAGATGAAGCTACTATTTCTTATTTGAAAAATGGAGGAAAGGTTTTGTTGACTACCAAAAAAGGTAGCGTGAAAGCTGAAAAAGGCGGTGAAGTAGCTGTCGGGTTTTCTAGTATCTTCTGGAATACAGCATGGACTTTAGGCGAAAAGCCACATACTTTAGGAGTTTTATGTAATCCTAGTCACTCAGCTTTAACTGAGTTTCCAACAGAATATCATTCTAATTGGCAATGGTGGGATGCCATGAGCCATTCTAATGCTATTATTTTAGATGAGTTTTCACCTGATTTAAAACCTTTGGTTCGAGTCATAGACGATTGGTTTACCAACCGCAGATTGGCTTTGGTTTTTGAAGTGAAAATAGGTAAAGGAAAACTGTTAGTTTCAGGTGTCGACTTAATATCGGATATAGAGGACAGGCCAGAAGCACAGCAATTATTATATAGCTTAAAAAAATATATAGCTTCCGATGCCTTTAATCCTTCGGTAGAATTAGAAATAGAATCCATTGTAAATTTATATAAATAG
- a CDS encoding nuclear transport factor 2 family protein, with product MKKLIILICIISAFNSYSQTEEQDKKAIHKVLKAQRIAWSKDNIEAFMEGYWKSDSLKFYSSNGITYGWENTLDRYLRSYPTKDHTGTLSYKINDISKISDGAYYVLGEFHLKREVGNADGIFMLVFKKIDGEWKIIADTSC from the coding sequence ATGAAAAAACTCATCATATTAATCTGTATTATTTCTGCTTTTAATAGCTACTCCCAAACTGAAGAGCAAGACAAAAAAGCCATTCATAAAGTTTTAAAAGCACAACGTATTGCTTGGTCTAAAGATAATATTGAAGCATTTATGGAAGGTTACTGGAAAAGTGACTCTCTTAAGTTTTATAGCAGTAATGGTATTACCTACGGATGGGAAAACACTTTAGATCGTTATTTAAGAAGCTATCCTACAAAAGATCACACAGGAACATTAAGTTATAAAATTAATGACATTAGTAAAATAAGTGATGGTGCTTATTATGTTTTGGGAGAATTTCATTTAAAACGCGAAGTTGGTAATGCCGATGGTATTTTTATGCTTGTTTTCAAAAAGATTGATGGCGAATGGAAGATTATTGCTGATACTTCTTGTTAA
- a CDS encoding EamA family transporter — protein MKNQHTTHLIQLSLATLFISTSGALGKHIDMPTPVVIWWRSILGALFLFTFCRYKKFDLKIYSKKDASSIIISALLMGGHWIFYFYALKLSNVAIGMLSLFTYPIITALLEPFFIKIKFEPIYILLSLMVLFGIYILAPEFNLESTHVQGVLFGLLSAICYALRNIMSKKLISMYNGTHIMFYQVSVLTLVLLPTLFFMDTSNVTTQFPYIITLALITTAVGHTMLVNSLKHFSVSTASIISSIQPIFGIIIAFLFLNEIPTLNTFFGGSLILATVIIESVRSRKG, from the coding sequence ATGAAAAACCAACATACAACACATCTTATTCAACTTTCATTAGCAACGCTTTTCATTAGCACCTCTGGAGCCTTAGGAAAACATATAGACATGCCAACACCTGTGGTTATTTGGTGGCGTAGTATTTTGGGCGCACTATTTTTATTTACTTTTTGTAGATATAAAAAATTCGACTTAAAAATATATTCTAAAAAAGATGCCAGTTCTATAATAATAAGCGCTTTATTAATGGGCGGACATTGGATATTTTATTTTTATGCGTTAAAACTTTCAAACGTAGCTATTGGCATGTTATCGCTATTTACCTATCCCATAATAACAGCTTTATTAGAACCTTTTTTCATTAAAATAAAATTTGAACCTATATATATTTTATTAAGCCTTATGGTTTTATTTGGCATTTACATATTGGCTCCAGAATTTAATTTAGAAAGCACACATGTACAAGGAGTTCTATTCGGATTATTATCAGCAATATGCTATGCTTTACGAAATATCATGTCTAAAAAACTTATAAGTATGTATAATGGCACACACATTATGTTTTATCAAGTTTCAGTTCTAACTCTTGTTTTATTACCTACTCTGTTTTTTATGGACACTTCAAATGTCACCACACAATTTCCCTATATTATTACCCTAGCGCTTATCACAACTGCCGTTGGTCACACCATGCTGGTTAATAGTCTTAAACATTTTTCGGTAAGCACAGCTAGTATTATTAGTAGTATTCAGCCCATTTTCGGGATTATCATTGCTTTTTTATTTTTAAATGAAATTCCCACCTTGAATACATTTTTTGGAGGCTCACTCATTCTTGCTACCGTTATTATTGAGAGTGTGCGGTCTAGAAAAGGGTAA